Proteins from a genomic interval of Microbacterium abyssi:
- a CDS encoding NUDIX domain-containing protein, translated as MPELRGELLRDEPFEPEVIQSDLVYKGWVWDVRSDRVAYGDGEIVREYVDHTGAVAVLALDEDGHVLLIQQYRHPIRHRDWELPAGLLDIEGEDPMLAAQRELAEEADLVASDWEALVSTWTTPGGNSELIQIYLATGIQAAPDAFAREDEEADIRLEWVPLSDAVDAVLDGRLRNGILALGVLAAERRLRG; from the coding sequence ATGCCTGAGCTTCGAGGCGAGCTGCTGAGGGACGAGCCGTTCGAGCCGGAGGTCATCCAGAGCGACCTGGTCTACAAGGGCTGGGTGTGGGATGTCCGCTCCGACCGCGTCGCGTACGGCGACGGGGAGATCGTCCGCGAGTACGTCGATCACACCGGTGCCGTCGCCGTCCTCGCACTCGATGAGGACGGCCATGTGCTGCTGATCCAGCAGTACCGGCATCCGATCCGCCATCGCGACTGGGAGCTGCCCGCAGGGCTCCTCGACATCGAAGGTGAGGATCCGATGCTCGCCGCGCAGCGCGAGCTGGCCGAGGAAGCAGATCTCGTCGCAAGCGACTGGGAGGCGCTCGTGTCGACGTGGACGACGCCCGGCGGCAACAGCGAGCTGATCCAGATCTACCTCGCCACCGGCATCCAGGCGGCACCCGACGCGTTCGCCAGGGAGGACGAGGAAGCCGACATTCGGCTGGAGTGGGTTCCGCTCTCCGACGCGGTCGATGCCGTGCTCGACGGACGGCTGCGCAACGGCATCCTGGCTCTCGGTGTGCTCGCGGCCGAGCGGAGACTGCGGGGCTGA
- a CDS encoding CTP synthase produces MNSSEAGPKNDTTKHIFVTGGVVSSLGKGLTAASLGNLLTARGLRVVMQKLDPYLNVDPGTMNPFQHGEVFVTDDGAETDLDIGHYERFLDINLSQAANVTTGQIYSQVIAKERRGEYLGDTVQVIPHITDEIKRRMRLQATEEPRPDVIITEVGGTVGDIESQPFLESARQLRHELGRDNVFFVHVSLVPFMGASGEQKTKPTQHSVAALRQVGIQPDALVLRSDRPVSESNRNKIALMCDVDVEGVINTVDLPSIYDIPSTLNDQGLDSYIVRRLGLDGKAASEVDWSRWQKVLQAVHNPKHDVTIGLVGKYIDLPDAYLSVTEALRAGGFAHEAHVNIRWIPSDSCETPEGAAKALSDLDGICVPGGFGIRGIEGKLGALRFAREQGIPTLGLCLGLQCMVIEYGRTIAGIDGASSTEFDPETTAPVIATMAEQVEILDGGDLGGTMRLGLYEAALDEGSLAAEVYGSTRISERHRHRYEVNNAYRDRLSDAGLVFSGLNPELDLVEFVELPRDVHPYYIATQAHPELRSRPTDPHPLFRGLIGAAIERHRSSELFDVEADA; encoded by the coding sequence ATGAACTCTTCTGAGGCGGGGCCTAAAAACGACACGACCAAGCACATCTTCGTGACTGGTGGTGTCGTTTCTTCATTGGGCAAGGGGCTCACCGCGGCCAGCCTCGGCAACCTGCTCACCGCTCGCGGACTCCGCGTGGTCATGCAGAAGCTCGACCCGTATCTGAACGTCGATCCGGGCACGATGAACCCGTTCCAGCACGGTGAGGTGTTCGTCACCGACGACGGGGCCGAGACCGACCTCGACATCGGGCACTACGAGCGCTTCCTCGACATCAACCTGTCACAGGCAGCCAACGTCACCACCGGGCAGATCTACTCGCAGGTGATCGCCAAGGAGCGCCGCGGCGAGTACCTCGGCGACACGGTGCAGGTCATCCCGCACATCACCGACGAGATCAAGCGCCGCATGCGCCTGCAGGCCACCGAGGAGCCGCGGCCCGACGTCATCATCACCGAGGTCGGCGGCACGGTCGGTGACATCGAGTCGCAGCCGTTCCTCGAGTCGGCCCGTCAGCTGCGTCACGAGCTCGGCCGCGACAACGTCTTCTTCGTGCACGTCTCGCTCGTGCCATTCATGGGCGCATCCGGTGAGCAGAAGACCAAGCCCACCCAGCACTCGGTCGCAGCGCTCCGCCAGGTCGGCATCCAGCCGGACGCCCTCGTGCTGCGCAGCGACCGCCCGGTCAGCGAGAGCAACCGCAACAAGATCGCGCTGATGTGCGACGTCGACGTCGAAGGCGTCATCAACACCGTCGACCTGCCGAGCATCTACGACATCCCCTCGACGCTGAACGATCAGGGCCTCGACTCGTACATCGTGCGCCGCCTCGGCCTCGATGGCAAGGCTGCGTCCGAGGTCGACTGGTCGCGCTGGCAGAAGGTGCTGCAGGCGGTCCACAACCCCAAGCACGACGTCACGATCGGCCTGGTCGGCAAGTACATCGACCTGCCCGACGCCTACCTGTCGGTGACCGAGGCGCTGCGCGCCGGCGGCTTCGCGCACGAGGCGCACGTCAACATCCGCTGGATCCCGTCCGACTCGTGCGAGACGCCCGAGGGCGCTGCCAAGGCGCTCTCCGACCTGGACGGCATCTGCGTTCCCGGCGGCTTCGGCATCCGCGGCATCGAGGGCAAGCTCGGCGCGCTGCGCTTCGCCCGTGAGCAGGGCATCCCGACCCTCGGCCTGTGCCTCGGACTGCAGTGCATGGTCATCGAGTACGGCCGCACCATCGCCGGCATCGACGGAGCGTCCTCCACCGAGTTCGATCCGGAGACCACCGCGCCCGTCATCGCCACGATGGCAGAGCAGGTCGAGATCCTCGACGGCGGAGACCTCGGCGGCACCATGCGCCTCGGCCTCTACGAAGCGGCCCTCGACGAGGGATCGCTGGCAGCCGAGGTCTACGGCAGCACCAGGATCTCCGAGCGTCACCGTCACCGCTACGAGGTCAACAACGCGTACCGCGACCGTCTTTCGGACGCCGGACTTGTGTTCTCGGGCCTCAACCCCGAGCTCGACCTCGTCGAGTTCGTCGAGCTGCCCCGCGATGTGCACCCGTACTACATCGCCACGCAGGCGCACCCCGAGCTTCGTTCGCGCCCGACCGACCCGCACCCGCTGTTCCGCGGTCTCATCGGCGCGGCGATCGAACGCCACCGCTCCAGCGAGTTGTTCGACGTCGAAGCAGATGCCTGA
- the recN gene encoding DNA repair protein RecN, with the protein MIEEMRLQGLGVIDDAVLPLGPGFTAITGETGAGKTMVVTGLGLLLGQRADSGAVRAGANQASVAGVWIVPSEGAIADIVADAGGELESFGAGQGELYVSRTLSAEGRSRASVGGRAAPAGVLSSLADELVVVHGQSEQLRLRSAVAQRDALDRFGGATVASAADAYSSAYARWRELDAEITELSDNRDRRADEAGRLREALALIEATAPEEGEDVVLAERAERLANSEELRLAASLARNAISSEEGETDASALVAEARRHLEKAADSALGEIADGIADVGYRLADLALQLSAYLADLDESGPHELAAVEERRAALTTLVRAHGTLDEALELWRTGSARLAELDDDGDRLERLQAERDAARGDLDAAAAALTAARTEAAGRLGTEVTEELHALAMPDARLEVAVKEGAWSAHGRDDVAILLAPHPGAEPRSVAKSASGGELSRVMLAIEVVIAGTDPVPTFVFDEVDAGIGGAAAIEVGRRLARLAESSQVIAVTHLAQVAAFASNHLSVVKSNDGAVTASSVRRLEGTEREAEMARLLSGLTDSDAALTHARELLSLAV; encoded by the coding sequence GTGATCGAGGAGATGCGGTTGCAGGGCCTCGGCGTCATCGATGACGCGGTCCTCCCGCTCGGCCCCGGATTCACCGCGATCACGGGCGAGACCGGCGCTGGGAAGACCATGGTCGTCACCGGACTCGGGCTGCTGCTGGGCCAGCGCGCCGACTCCGGCGCCGTGCGGGCTGGCGCGAACCAGGCATCCGTCGCCGGCGTCTGGATCGTCCCTTCCGAGGGCGCGATCGCCGACATCGTCGCGGATGCCGGGGGAGAGCTGGAGTCGTTCGGCGCAGGGCAGGGCGAGCTCTACGTCTCGCGCACGCTGAGCGCCGAGGGACGCAGCCGCGCCAGCGTCGGCGGACGGGCGGCACCGGCCGGCGTCCTCTCGTCCCTCGCCGATGAGCTCGTCGTCGTGCACGGCCAGTCCGAGCAGCTGCGACTGCGCTCGGCCGTCGCGCAACGTGACGCTCTCGACCGCTTCGGCGGGGCCACGGTCGCCTCGGCTGCGGACGCGTACTCCTCCGCCTACGCGCGCTGGCGCGAGCTGGATGCCGAGATCACCGAGCTGTCCGACAACCGCGACCGCCGGGCCGACGAGGCCGGGCGGCTGCGTGAAGCGCTGGCGCTGATCGAGGCCACCGCGCCCGAGGAGGGCGAGGACGTCGTCCTCGCCGAACGTGCGGAGCGGCTCGCCAACTCCGAGGAGCTGCGGCTCGCGGCTTCCCTCGCGCGGAACGCGATCTCGAGCGAAGAGGGCGAGACCGACGCCTCAGCACTCGTCGCCGAAGCCCGGCGTCACCTTGAGAAGGCGGCGGATTCCGCCCTCGGAGAGATCGCCGACGGCATCGCCGATGTCGGTTACCGGCTCGCCGACCTGGCGCTGCAGCTGTCCGCCTACCTCGCCGATCTCGACGAGAGCGGACCGCACGAGCTCGCCGCCGTCGAGGAGCGCCGGGCCGCGCTGACCACCCTCGTCCGCGCGCATGGAACGCTGGACGAGGCCCTGGAGCTGTGGCGCACCGGTTCCGCGCGTCTCGCCGAGCTCGACGACGACGGCGACCGGCTGGAGCGTCTGCAGGCCGAGCGCGACGCCGCACGCGGCGACCTCGACGCGGCGGCCGCGGCGCTGACCGCGGCGCGCACCGAGGCCGCAGGGCGGCTGGGCACCGAGGTCACGGAAGAGCTGCACGCCCTCGCGATGCCCGACGCGCGGCTGGAGGTCGCGGTCAAGGAGGGCGCCTGGAGCGCCCACGGCCGAGACGACGTCGCGATCCTCCTCGCCCCGCATCCGGGCGCTGAGCCGCGCTCAGTCGCGAAGAGCGCATCGGGCGGCGAGCTCTCGCGCGTCATGCTCGCGATCGAGGTCGTGATCGCCGGCACCGATCCGGTTCCCACGTTCGTCTTCGACGAGGTGGATGCCGGCATCGGCGGCGCAGCGGCGATCGAAGTCGGACGGCGACTCGCCCGGCTCGCAGAATCGTCTCAGGTCATCGCCGTCACGCATCTGGCGCAGGTCGCCGCGTTCGCGTCCAACCATCTTTCCGTCGTGAAGTCCAACGATGGCGCGGTCACCGCGTCGAGCGTCCGGCGTCTGGAGGGGACCGAACGCGAGGCGGAGATGGCGCGCCTGCTGTCCGGCCTCACGGATTCGGACGCCGCACTCACCCATGCCCGAGAACTTCTCAGCCTTGCGGTCTGA
- a CDS encoding NAD kinase, whose amino-acid sequence MNERNILVVAHAGRDDTVAAARRVIELLRSAGARPVLSIDDRAELSAVDGDFSGVDTLIDDVDVDDLELAIVLGGDGTILRAAELVRGTHSAPVLGINMGHVGFLAEIERDAMDDAVQRVIARDYVVEERLALAVRVKDADGQVVYETWALNEATVEKASRERMIEVVVEIDGRPLSSYGCDGMVISTPTGSTAYNFSAGGPVIWPSVEAIAVIPLSAHALFARPLVVGPDVSVAIEMLERTTGTGILWCDGRRSHDLPPGARVVARRSSRPVRLARLHPTEFTDRLVRKFQLPVAGWRGASA is encoded by the coding sequence ATGAACGAGCGCAACATCCTGGTCGTCGCTCATGCCGGCCGGGACGACACCGTCGCCGCAGCCCGTCGCGTCATCGAACTGCTCCGCAGCGCCGGCGCGCGCCCGGTATTGTCGATCGACGACCGGGCAGAGCTGTCCGCGGTCGACGGCGACTTCTCGGGCGTCGACACGCTCATCGACGACGTCGACGTCGACGATCTGGAACTCGCCATCGTCCTCGGCGGCGACGGCACCATCCTGCGTGCCGCCGAACTCGTCCGCGGCACGCACAGCGCCCCGGTGCTCGGCATCAACATGGGGCACGTCGGCTTCCTCGCCGAGATCGAGCGCGACGCCATGGACGACGCCGTGCAGCGCGTCATCGCGCGGGACTACGTCGTCGAGGAGCGCCTCGCCCTCGCCGTCCGCGTCAAGGACGCCGACGGTCAGGTCGTCTACGAGACATGGGCGCTGAACGAGGCCACCGTCGAGAAGGCCAGCCGTGAGCGCATGATCGAGGTCGTCGTCGAGATCGACGGCCGGCCGCTATCCAGCTACGGCTGCGACGGCATGGTGATCTCGACGCCGACCGGATCCACCGCCTACAACTTCTCCGCAGGAGGCCCGGTGATCTGGCCGAGCGTCGAGGCGATCGCCGTCATCCCGCTCTCCGCGCACGCGCTGTTCGCACGCCCCCTCGTGGTCGGACCGGACGTCTCCGTGGCGATCGAGATGCTCGAGCGCACCACCGGCACCGGCATCCTCTGGTGCGACGGGCGGCGCTCCCATGATCTGCCGCCCGGTGCACGCGTGGTGGCGCGACGATCGTCGCGTCCCGTGCGCCTCGCCCGTCTGCACCCGACGGAGTTCACGGACCGGCTCGTCCGCAAGTTCCAGCTGCCGGTCGCCGGCTGGCGAGGAGCATCCGCGTGA
- a CDS encoding TlyA family RNA methyltransferase, which produces MTRLDAELASRGLARSRTHAATLIAAGLVSVDGRQIIKSSTAVDDAAEIVVAETDHYVSRGAHKLVAALHAFDVPVEDRLALDLGASTGGFTQVLRERGARKVLAVDVGHGQLAASVRSDPGVVDVEGYNVRHMTRENLAEATGEPAAPDLIVGDLSFISLELILPAAAAVAASESDIVVLIKPQFEVGRTAVRGGLVTDPATRADAVARVVWHGWDAGLGMLGIIASPILGTHGNAEFLVHMAPGRGSNPTEWTGRIDELAGGR; this is translated from the coding sequence GTGACGCGCCTCGACGCTGAACTGGCATCGCGTGGTCTCGCGCGTTCCCGCACGCACGCCGCGACACTGATCGCAGCCGGACTCGTCAGCGTCGACGGCCGCCAGATCATCAAGTCGTCGACCGCCGTCGACGACGCCGCTGAGATCGTCGTCGCCGAGACCGACCACTACGTCAGTCGGGGCGCGCACAAGCTCGTCGCCGCGCTCCATGCCTTCGACGTGCCGGTCGAAGACCGGCTTGCGCTCGACCTGGGTGCATCCACCGGCGGCTTCACCCAGGTGCTCCGTGAGCGCGGCGCCCGTAAGGTGCTCGCCGTCGATGTCGGGCACGGGCAACTGGCGGCATCCGTCCGCAGCGACCCCGGCGTCGTCGACGTCGAGGGATACAACGTCCGCCACATGACCCGCGAGAACCTCGCCGAGGCCACCGGCGAACCAGCCGCGCCCGATCTCATCGTCGGCGACCTGTCGTTCATCTCCCTCGAACTGATCCTTCCCGCAGCGGCGGCGGTCGCGGCATCCGAATCGGACATCGTCGTGCTCATCAAGCCGCAGTTCGAAGTCGGTCGCACCGCAGTGCGCGGCGGTCTCGTCACCGACCCCGCCACCAGGGCCGACGCCGTCGCACGCGTCGTGTGGCACGGATGGGATGCCGGGCTCGGGATGCTGGGGATCATCGCATCGCCGATCCTGGGTACGCACGGAAATGCCGAGTTCCTCGTCCACATGGCACCCGGACGCGGAAGCAATCCGACAGAATGGACAGGACGCATCGACGAGCTGGCAGGAGGACGATGA
- a CDS encoding HAD-IIA family hydrolase, which translates to MGLFSKTRPTPLDGVDVVLADLDGVVYAGAGALPHAVESLNRVAEKRRVGYITNNASRTDASVAEHLTDLGLSVAANDVVTSPQAAMRLLASMVPAPATLLIVGGEGLVVEAEKAGYRVTRSAEDAPDAVVQGFSPDVAWTDLAEAAFALKLPEDEGGIPWIATNNDWTIPRERGVAPGNGTLVSAVHTAVGRLATVAGKPEVPIFEEAIARFEATKTLFIGDRLDTDIMGAARVGIDSVLVLTGIDRPKHVLAAPEGSRPTYVLSDLRELHEPYPQTERKGGVVTVNGASVRVVGGAVEILAEGKRHIDLVRAGATAIWESGTPIFVLNVPEKLYDDPFHRP; encoded by the coding sequence GTGGGACTCTTCTCCAAGACCCGTCCGACACCACTGGACGGCGTCGACGTCGTCCTCGCTGACCTCGACGGCGTCGTCTATGCAGGTGCGGGCGCGTTGCCGCACGCTGTCGAGAGCCTGAACCGCGTCGCCGAGAAGAGGCGGGTCGGCTACATCACCAACAACGCCTCCCGCACCGACGCCTCCGTCGCCGAGCACCTCACCGACCTCGGCCTCTCCGTCGCGGCCAACGACGTCGTCACCAGCCCCCAGGCGGCGATGCGCCTGCTCGCGTCCATGGTCCCTGCCCCCGCCACTCTGCTGATCGTCGGGGGAGAGGGGCTCGTCGTCGAGGCCGAGAAGGCCGGCTACCGGGTCACCCGCAGCGCAGAAGACGCTCCGGATGCCGTGGTGCAGGGCTTCTCGCCCGATGTGGCCTGGACAGACCTCGCCGAAGCGGCGTTCGCGCTCAAGCTCCCCGAGGACGAGGGCGGCATCCCCTGGATCGCCACCAACAACGACTGGACGATTCCGCGCGAGCGCGGCGTCGCCCCGGGCAACGGCACGCTCGTGTCCGCCGTGCACACCGCCGTCGGCCGTCTCGCGACGGTCGCGGGCAAGCCCGAGGTCCCGATCTTCGAAGAGGCGATCGCCCGGTTCGAGGCGACCAAGACGCTCTTCATCGGCGATCGGCTCGACACCGACATCATGGGCGCGGCCCGCGTCGGCATCGACTCCGTGCTCGTCCTGACCGGTATCGACCGGCCGAAGCACGTCCTGGCCGCGCCGGAGGGCTCACGGCCGACGTACGTGCTCAGCGACCTCCGCGAACTGCACGAGCCCTATCCGCAGACCGAACGCAAGGGCGGCGTCGTCACCGTGAACGGCGCATCGGTCCGCGTCGTCGGGGGAGCCGTCGAGATCCTCGCAGAGGGCAAGCGGCACATCGACCTCGTGCGCGCCGGCGCGACCGCCATCTGGGAGTCCGGTACGCCGATCTTCGTGCTGAATGTGCCCGAGAAGCTCTACGACGACCCGTTCCACCGTCCCTGA